One region of Lathamus discolor isolate bLatDis1 chromosome 2, bLatDis1.hap1, whole genome shotgun sequence genomic DNA includes:
- the MYBL1 gene encoding myb-related protein A isoform X5, translating to MAKRPRSEEDDDLQYLDHDYEVPQQKGLKKICSRVKWTRDEDEKLKKLVEQNGTDDWAFIASHLQNRSDFQCQHRWQRVLNPELIKGPWTKEEDQRVIELVQKYGPKRWSLIAKHLKGRIGKQCRERWHNHLNPEVKKSSWTEEEDRIIYEAHKRLGNRWAEIAKLLPGRTDNSIKNHWNSTMRRKVEQEGYLQEGIKSERDSSSKLQPQHCLTMEHLHTQNQFYIPVQTHIPAYQYASPEGSCLERTSASSNVVEQSFIDDDPDKEKKIKELELLLMSVESEIRRKRASSQAGNLPCWSGSFIMEDCVSNTLNSLGEQTSDFYSIDETQGTSAQQNSPPKYLAVEANTMLPSLQTIPEFEETLELIESDPVVWSDVASFELSKAVASPVKQAPLKLMQTQHDEGAAECQYSVSIVLDGKKQSSISSEEEAVFPTTPNIPKFSTPPTILRKKKRLRVGQSPVNELNDGLCNDVINVALKHTPVKTLPFSPSQFFNTCSGNEQFNLENPAFTSTPICGQKVLITTPLHKEMTPKEQKENVGFRTPTIRRSLLGSTPRTPTPFKNALAAQEKKYGPLKLTSQPLAFLEEDIREVLKEETGTDIFLKEEDDTVYKSCKQESNCEWEAVVYGKTEDQLIVTEQARRYLSTYTATNSTSRALIL from the exons ATGGCGAAAAGACCGCGCAG TGAGGAAGATGATGACCTTCAGTATTTGGATCATGACTATGAAGTACCACAGCAAAAAGGTTTGAAGAAGATATGTAGCAGGGTGAAATGGACACGTGATGag GATGAAAAGCTAAAGAAGCTGGTGGAACAAAATGGTACAGATGATTGGGCTTTCATTGCTAGTCATCTACAG AATCGTTCAGATTTTCAGTGCCAGCATCGATGGCAGAGGGTACTAAACCCAGAATTGATTAAAGGTCCATGGACTAAAGAAGAAGATCAGAGg GTTATTGAATTAGTTCAGAAATATGGTCCAAAGCGCTGGTCTCTAATTGCAAAACACCTGAAAGGAAGAATAGGAAAGCAGTGCAGAGAGAGATGGCATAACCATCTCAATCCTGAGGTAAAAAAATCATCATGGACAGAAGAAGAGGACAGAATAATCTACGAAGCTCACAAGCGTTTGGGAAACCGATGGGCTGAAATAGCAAAACTTCTTCCTGGAAG GACTGATAATTCAATTAAAAATCACTGGAATTCAACAATGCGAAGAAAGGTGGAACAGGAAGGATATTTACAAGAAGGTATAAAGTCTGAAAGAGATAGCTCATCCAAACTTCAGCCCCAGCATTGTCTGACTATGGAGCACTTGCACACTCAGAATCAATTTTACATTCCTGTTCAGACACAT ATTCCAGCATACCAGTATGCCTCACCAGAAGGCAGCTGTCTAGAGCGTACTTCAGCTTCTTCCAACGTAGTTGAG CAGTCATTTATTGATGATGATCctgataaagaaaagaaaataaaggaacttGAATTGCTACTTATGTCAGTAGAGAgtgaaatcagaagaaaacgAGCATCTTCT CAAGCTGGAAACTTACCGTGTTGGTCTGGAAGTTTCATCATGGAAGATTGCGTGTCTAATACACTAAATAGCCTTGGGGAGCAAACAAGTGATTTCTACAGCATAGATGAGACCCAGGGCACATCTGCTCAGCAGAATTCACCACCAAAGTATTTGGCTGTGGAAGCAAATACAATGTTACCATCTCTACAGACCATTCCTGAATTTGAAGAGACACTAGAGCTTATTGAATCT GATCCTGTAGTGTGGAGCGATGTCGCCAGTTTTGAGCTTTCAAAGGCTGTTGCGTCTCCTGTCAAGCAAGCTCCACTAAAACTAATGCAGACTCAACACGATGAAGGGGCTGCCGAGTGCCAGTATAGTGTCAGCATTGTGCTTGATGGCAAAAAACAAAGTAGCATCAGTAGCGAGGAAGAAGCAGTTTTTCCAACAACTCCAAACATACCTAAATTCAGCACCCCACCTACCatcctaagaaagaaaaagagattgcGTGTTGGCCAGTCACCGGTTAATGAACTGAATGATGGCTTGTGTAATGATGTCATCAATGTTGCACTAAAGCATACACCAGTCAAAACACTACCATTTTCTCCGTCACAG TTTTTCAACACTTGTTCTGGAAATGAACAGTTTAACCTTGAAAATCCTGCATTTACATCAACTCCAATCTGTGGGCAGAAAGTTCTTATTACAACTCCTCTACACAAGGAAATGACACcaaaagagcaaaaggaaaatgtggG TTTTAGAACTCCCACAATTAGAAGATCTCTTCTGGGTTCAACACCAAGGACGCCAActccttttaaaaatgctttggctgctcaggaaaaaaagtatggTCCACTCAAACTTACG TCACAACCACTTGCCTTCTTGGAGGAAGACATTAGGGAAgttttgaaagaagaaactggaacAGACATTTTTCTCAAGGAAGAAGATGACACTGTGTATAAAAGCTGCAAGCAGGAG tCAAATTGTGAATGGGAAGCAGTTGTTTATGGAAAAACAGAAGACCAGCTTATTGTGACTGAGCAAGCAAGAAGATACCTGAGCACTTACACAGCTACCAACAGCACTTCAAGGGCTCTGATACTGTGA
- the MYBL1 gene encoding myb-related protein A isoform X3, translated as MAKRPRSEEDDDLQYLDHDYEVPQQKGLKKICSRVKWTRDEDEKLKKLVEQNGTDDWAFIASHLQNRSDFQCQHRWQRVLNPELIKGPWTKEEDQRVIELVQKYGPKRWSLIAKHLKGRIGKQCRERWHNHLNPEVKKSSWTEEEDRIIYEAHKRLGNRWAEIAKLLPGRTDNSIKNHWNSTMRRKVEQEGYLQEGIKSERDSSSKLQPQHCLTMEHLHTQNQFYIPVQTHIPAYQYASPEGSCLERTSASSNVVEQSFIDDDPDKEKKIKELELLLMSVESEIRRKRASSQAGNLPCWSGSFIMEDCVSNTLNSLGEQTSDFYSIDETQGTSAQQNSPPKYLAVEANTMLPSLQTIPEFEETLELIESDPVVWSDVASFELSKAVASPVKQAPLKLMQTQHDEGAAECQYSVSIVLDGKKQSSISSEEEAVFPTTPNIPKFSTPPTILRKKKRLRVGQSPVNELNDGLCNDVINVALKHTPVKTLPFSPSQFFNTCSGNEQFNLENPAFTSTPICGQKVLITTPLHKEMTPKEQKENVGFRTPTIRRSLLGSTPRTPTPFKNALAAQEKKYGPLKLTSQPLAFLEEDIREVLKEETGTDIFLKEEDDTVYKSCKQEHNSSKKVRKSLVLDPWEKEEVGAQLLIEDNSLGVQSNCEWEAVVYGKTEDQLIVTEQARRYLSTYTATNSTSRALIL; from the exons ATGGCGAAAAGACCGCGCAG TGAGGAAGATGATGACCTTCAGTATTTGGATCATGACTATGAAGTACCACAGCAAAAAGGTTTGAAGAAGATATGTAGCAGGGTGAAATGGACACGTGATGag GATGAAAAGCTAAAGAAGCTGGTGGAACAAAATGGTACAGATGATTGGGCTTTCATTGCTAGTCATCTACAG AATCGTTCAGATTTTCAGTGCCAGCATCGATGGCAGAGGGTACTAAACCCAGAATTGATTAAAGGTCCATGGACTAAAGAAGAAGATCAGAGg GTTATTGAATTAGTTCAGAAATATGGTCCAAAGCGCTGGTCTCTAATTGCAAAACACCTGAAAGGAAGAATAGGAAAGCAGTGCAGAGAGAGATGGCATAACCATCTCAATCCTGAGGTAAAAAAATCATCATGGACAGAAGAAGAGGACAGAATAATCTACGAAGCTCACAAGCGTTTGGGAAACCGATGGGCTGAAATAGCAAAACTTCTTCCTGGAAG GACTGATAATTCAATTAAAAATCACTGGAATTCAACAATGCGAAGAAAGGTGGAACAGGAAGGATATTTACAAGAAGGTATAAAGTCTGAAAGAGATAGCTCATCCAAACTTCAGCCCCAGCATTGTCTGACTATGGAGCACTTGCACACTCAGAATCAATTTTACATTCCTGTTCAGACACAT ATTCCAGCATACCAGTATGCCTCACCAGAAGGCAGCTGTCTAGAGCGTACTTCAGCTTCTTCCAACGTAGTTGAG CAGTCATTTATTGATGATGATCctgataaagaaaagaaaataaaggaacttGAATTGCTACTTATGTCAGTAGAGAgtgaaatcagaagaaaacgAGCATCTTCT CAAGCTGGAAACTTACCGTGTTGGTCTGGAAGTTTCATCATGGAAGATTGCGTGTCTAATACACTAAATAGCCTTGGGGAGCAAACAAGTGATTTCTACAGCATAGATGAGACCCAGGGCACATCTGCTCAGCAGAATTCACCACCAAAGTATTTGGCTGTGGAAGCAAATACAATGTTACCATCTCTACAGACCATTCCTGAATTTGAAGAGACACTAGAGCTTATTGAATCT GATCCTGTAGTGTGGAGCGATGTCGCCAGTTTTGAGCTTTCAAAGGCTGTTGCGTCTCCTGTCAAGCAAGCTCCACTAAAACTAATGCAGACTCAACACGATGAAGGGGCTGCCGAGTGCCAGTATAGTGTCAGCATTGTGCTTGATGGCAAAAAACAAAGTAGCATCAGTAGCGAGGAAGAAGCAGTTTTTCCAACAACTCCAAACATACCTAAATTCAGCACCCCACCTACCatcctaagaaagaaaaagagattgcGTGTTGGCCAGTCACCGGTTAATGAACTGAATGATGGCTTGTGTAATGATGTCATCAATGTTGCACTAAAGCATACACCAGTCAAAACACTACCATTTTCTCCGTCACAG TTTTTCAACACTTGTTCTGGAAATGAACAGTTTAACCTTGAAAATCCTGCATTTACATCAACTCCAATCTGTGGGCAGAAAGTTCTTATTACAACTCCTCTACACAAGGAAATGACACcaaaagagcaaaaggaaaatgtggG TTTTAGAACTCCCACAATTAGAAGATCTCTTCTGGGTTCAACACCAAGGACGCCAActccttttaaaaatgctttggctgctcaggaaaaaaagtatggTCCACTCAAACTTACG TCACAACCACTTGCCTTCTTGGAGGAAGACATTAGGGAAgttttgaaagaagaaactggaacAGACATTTTTCTCAAGGAAGAAGATGACACTGTGTATAAAAGCTGCAAGCAGGAG CACAACTCTTctaaaaaagtaagaaaatcaCTGGTCCTAGATCcatgggaaaaagaagaggttgGTGCCCAGCTCCTCATAGAAGATAATAGTCTAGGTGTACAG tCAAATTGTGAATGGGAAGCAGTTGTTTATGGAAAAACAGAAGACCAGCTTATTGTGACTGAGCAAGCAAGAAGATACCTGAGCACTTACACAGCTACCAACAGCACTTCAAGGGCTCTGATACTGTGA
- the MYBL1 gene encoding myb-related protein A isoform X2: protein MAKRPRSEEDDDLQYLDHDYEVPQQKGLKKICSRVKWTRDEDEKLKKLVEQNGTDDWAFIASHLQNRSDFQCQHRWQRVLNPELIKGPWTKEEDQRVIELVQKYGPKRWSLIAKHLKGRIGKQCRERWHNHLNPEVKKSSWTEEEDRIIYEAHKRLGNRWAEIAKLLPGRTDNSIKNHWNSTMRRKVEQEGYLQEGIKSERDSSSKLQPQHCLTMEHLHTQNQFYIPVQTHIPAYQYASPEGSCLERTSASSNVVEQSFIDDDPDKEKKIKELELLLMSVESEIRRKRASSQAGNLPCWSGSFIMEDCVSNTLNSLGEQTSDFYSIDETQGTSAQQNSPPKYLAVEANTMLPSLQTIPEFEETLELIESDPVVWSDVASFELSKAVASPVKQAPLKLMQTQHDEGAAECQYSVSIVLDGKKQSSISSEEEAVFPTTPNIPKFSTPPTILRKKKRLRVGQSPVNELNDGLCNDVINVALKHTPVKTLPFSPSQFFNTCSGNEQFNLENPAFTSTPICGQKVLITTPLHKEMTPKEQKENVGFRTPTIRRSLLGSTPRTPTPFKNALAAQEKKYGPLKLTSQPLAFLEEDIREVLKEETGTDIFLKEEDDTVYKSCKQEHNSSKKVRKSLVLDPWEKEEVGAQLLIEDNSLGVQSENAYTTSLLTVPLLEIHDNKCNLTPENQDANPANKANAVIKKKMNSNCEWEAVVYGKTEDQLIVTEQARRYLSTYTATNSTSRALIL from the exons ATGGCGAAAAGACCGCGCAG TGAGGAAGATGATGACCTTCAGTATTTGGATCATGACTATGAAGTACCACAGCAAAAAGGTTTGAAGAAGATATGTAGCAGGGTGAAATGGACACGTGATGag GATGAAAAGCTAAAGAAGCTGGTGGAACAAAATGGTACAGATGATTGGGCTTTCATTGCTAGTCATCTACAG AATCGTTCAGATTTTCAGTGCCAGCATCGATGGCAGAGGGTACTAAACCCAGAATTGATTAAAGGTCCATGGACTAAAGAAGAAGATCAGAGg GTTATTGAATTAGTTCAGAAATATGGTCCAAAGCGCTGGTCTCTAATTGCAAAACACCTGAAAGGAAGAATAGGAAAGCAGTGCAGAGAGAGATGGCATAACCATCTCAATCCTGAGGTAAAAAAATCATCATGGACAGAAGAAGAGGACAGAATAATCTACGAAGCTCACAAGCGTTTGGGAAACCGATGGGCTGAAATAGCAAAACTTCTTCCTGGAAG GACTGATAATTCAATTAAAAATCACTGGAATTCAACAATGCGAAGAAAGGTGGAACAGGAAGGATATTTACAAGAAGGTATAAAGTCTGAAAGAGATAGCTCATCCAAACTTCAGCCCCAGCATTGTCTGACTATGGAGCACTTGCACACTCAGAATCAATTTTACATTCCTGTTCAGACACAT ATTCCAGCATACCAGTATGCCTCACCAGAAGGCAGCTGTCTAGAGCGTACTTCAGCTTCTTCCAACGTAGTTGAG CAGTCATTTATTGATGATGATCctgataaagaaaagaaaataaaggaacttGAATTGCTACTTATGTCAGTAGAGAgtgaaatcagaagaaaacgAGCATCTTCT CAAGCTGGAAACTTACCGTGTTGGTCTGGAAGTTTCATCATGGAAGATTGCGTGTCTAATACACTAAATAGCCTTGGGGAGCAAACAAGTGATTTCTACAGCATAGATGAGACCCAGGGCACATCTGCTCAGCAGAATTCACCACCAAAGTATTTGGCTGTGGAAGCAAATACAATGTTACCATCTCTACAGACCATTCCTGAATTTGAAGAGACACTAGAGCTTATTGAATCT GATCCTGTAGTGTGGAGCGATGTCGCCAGTTTTGAGCTTTCAAAGGCTGTTGCGTCTCCTGTCAAGCAAGCTCCACTAAAACTAATGCAGACTCAACACGATGAAGGGGCTGCCGAGTGCCAGTATAGTGTCAGCATTGTGCTTGATGGCAAAAAACAAAGTAGCATCAGTAGCGAGGAAGAAGCAGTTTTTCCAACAACTCCAAACATACCTAAATTCAGCACCCCACCTACCatcctaagaaagaaaaagagattgcGTGTTGGCCAGTCACCGGTTAATGAACTGAATGATGGCTTGTGTAATGATGTCATCAATGTTGCACTAAAGCATACACCAGTCAAAACACTACCATTTTCTCCGTCACAG TTTTTCAACACTTGTTCTGGAAATGAACAGTTTAACCTTGAAAATCCTGCATTTACATCAACTCCAATCTGTGGGCAGAAAGTTCTTATTACAACTCCTCTACACAAGGAAATGACACcaaaagagcaaaaggaaaatgtggG TTTTAGAACTCCCACAATTAGAAGATCTCTTCTGGGTTCAACACCAAGGACGCCAActccttttaaaaatgctttggctgctcaggaaaaaaagtatggTCCACTCAAACTTACG TCACAACCACTTGCCTTCTTGGAGGAAGACATTAGGGAAgttttgaaagaagaaactggaacAGACATTTTTCTCAAGGAAGAAGATGACACTGTGTATAAAAGCTGCAAGCAGGAG CACAACTCTTctaaaaaagtaagaaaatcaCTGGTCCTAGATCcatgggaaaaagaagaggttgGTGCCCAGCTCCTCATAGAAGATAATAGTCTAGGTGTACAG TCAGAAAATGCATATACCACATCTTTATTAACAGTACCATTGTTGGAAATACATGACAACAAATGTAACCTGACACCAGAAAACCAGGATGCAAATccagcaaacaaagcaaatgcagtaattaagaagaaaatgaat tCAAATTGTGAATGGGAAGCAGTTGTTTATGGAAAAACAGAAGACCAGCTTATTGTGACTGAGCAAGCAAGAAGATACCTGAGCACTTACACAGCTACCAACAGCACTTCAAGGGCTCTGATACTGTGA
- the MYBL1 gene encoding myb-related protein A isoform X4, with protein sequence MAKRPRSEEDDDLQYLDHDYEVPQQKGLKKICSRVKWTRDEDEKLKKLVEQNGTDDWAFIASHLQNRSDFQCQHRWQRVLNPELIKGPWTKEEDQRVIELVQKYGPKRWSLIAKHLKGRIGKQCRERWHNHLNPEVKKSSWTEEEDRIIYEAHKRLGNRWAEIAKLLPGRTDNSIKNHWNSTMRRKVEQEGYLQEGIKSERDSSSKLQPQHCLTMEHLHTQNQFYIPVQTHIPAYQYASPEGSCLERTSASSNVVEQSFIDDDPDKEKKIKELELLLMSVESEIRRKRASSQAGNLPCWSGSFIMEDCVSNTLNSLGEQTSDFYSIDETQGTSAQQNSPPKYLAVEANTMLPSLQTIPEFEETLELIESDPVVWSDVASFELSKAVASPVKQAPLKLMQTQHDEGAAECQYSVSIVLDGKKQSSISSEEEAVFPTTPNIPKFSTPPTILRKKKRLRVGQSPVNELNDGLCNDVINVALKHTPVKTLPFSPSQFFNTCSGNEQFNLENPAFTSTPICGQKVLITTPLHKEMTPKEQKENVGFRTPTIRRSLLGSTPRTPTPFKNALAAQEKKYGPLKLTSQPLAFLEEDIREVLKEETGTDIFLKEEDDTVYKSCKQEHNSSKKVRKSLVLDPWEKEEVGAQLLIEDNSLGVQSENAYTTSLLTVPLLEIHDNKCNLTPENQDANPANKANAVIKKKMNVCASKNVKMEKAFQSNCEWEAVVYGKTEDQLIVTEQARRYLSTYTATNSTSRALIL encoded by the exons ATGGCGAAAAGACCGCGCAG TGAGGAAGATGATGACCTTCAGTATTTGGATCATGACTATGAAGTACCACAGCAAAAAGGTTTGAAGAAGATATGTAGCAGGGTGAAATGGACACGTGATGag GATGAAAAGCTAAAGAAGCTGGTGGAACAAAATGGTACAGATGATTGGGCTTTCATTGCTAGTCATCTACAG AATCGTTCAGATTTTCAGTGCCAGCATCGATGGCAGAGGGTACTAAACCCAGAATTGATTAAAGGTCCATGGACTAAAGAAGAAGATCAGAGg GTTATTGAATTAGTTCAGAAATATGGTCCAAAGCGCTGGTCTCTAATTGCAAAACACCTGAAAGGAAGAATAGGAAAGCAGTGCAGAGAGAGATGGCATAACCATCTCAATCCTGAGGTAAAAAAATCATCATGGACAGAAGAAGAGGACAGAATAATCTACGAAGCTCACAAGCGTTTGGGAAACCGATGGGCTGAAATAGCAAAACTTCTTCCTGGAAG GACTGATAATTCAATTAAAAATCACTGGAATTCAACAATGCGAAGAAAGGTGGAACAGGAAGGATATTTACAAGAAGGTATAAAGTCTGAAAGAGATAGCTCATCCAAACTTCAGCCCCAGCATTGTCTGACTATGGAGCACTTGCACACTCAGAATCAATTTTACATTCCTGTTCAGACACAT ATTCCAGCATACCAGTATGCCTCACCAGAAGGCAGCTGTCTAGAGCGTACTTCAGCTTCTTCCAACGTAGTTGAG CAGTCATTTATTGATGATGATCctgataaagaaaagaaaataaaggaacttGAATTGCTACTTATGTCAGTAGAGAgtgaaatcagaagaaaacgAGCATCTTCT CAAGCTGGAAACTTACCGTGTTGGTCTGGAAGTTTCATCATGGAAGATTGCGTGTCTAATACACTAAATAGCCTTGGGGAGCAAACAAGTGATTTCTACAGCATAGATGAGACCCAGGGCACATCTGCTCAGCAGAATTCACCACCAAAGTATTTGGCTGTGGAAGCAAATACAATGTTACCATCTCTACAGACCATTCCTGAATTTGAAGAGACACTAGAGCTTATTGAATCT GATCCTGTAGTGTGGAGCGATGTCGCCAGTTTTGAGCTTTCAAAGGCTGTTGCGTCTCCTGTCAAGCAAGCTCCACTAAAACTAATGCAGACTCAACACGATGAAGGGGCTGCCGAGTGCCAGTATAGTGTCAGCATTGTGCTTGATGGCAAAAAACAAAGTAGCATCAGTAGCGAGGAAGAAGCAGTTTTTCCAACAACTCCAAACATACCTAAATTCAGCACCCCACCTACCatcctaagaaagaaaaagagattgcGTGTTGGCCAGTCACCGGTTAATGAACTGAATGATGGCTTGTGTAATGATGTCATCAATGTTGCACTAAAGCATACACCAGTCAAAACACTACCATTTTCTCCGTCACAG TTTTTCAACACTTGTTCTGGAAATGAACAGTTTAACCTTGAAAATCCTGCATTTACATCAACTCCAATCTGTGGGCAGAAAGTTCTTATTACAACTCCTCTACACAAGGAAATGACACcaaaagagcaaaaggaaaatgtggG TTTTAGAACTCCCACAATTAGAAGATCTCTTCTGGGTTCAACACCAAGGACGCCAActccttttaaaaatgctttggctgctcaggaaaaaaagtatggTCCACTCAAACTTACG TCACAACCACTTGCCTTCTTGGAGGAAGACATTAGGGAAgttttgaaagaagaaactggaacAGACATTTTTCTCAAGGAAGAAGATGACACTGTGTATAAAAGCTGCAAGCAGGAG CACAACTCTTctaaaaaagtaagaaaatcaCTGGTCCTAGATCcatgggaaaaagaagaggttgGTGCCCAGCTCCTCATAGAAGATAATAGTCTAGGTGTACAG TCAGAAAATGCATATACCACATCTTTATTAACAGTACCATTGTTGGAAATACATGACAACAAATGTAACCTGACACCAGAAAACCAGGATGCAAATccagcaaacaaagcaaatgcagtaattaagaagaaaatgaatgtatGTGCTtcaaaaaatgtcaaaatggaaaaagcttttcag tCAAATTGTGAATGGGAAGCAGTTGTTTATGGAAAAACAGAAGACCAGCTTATTGTGACTGAGCAAGCAAGAAGATACCTGAGCACTTACACAGCTACCAACAGCACTTCAAGGGCTCTGATACTGTGA
- the MYBL1 gene encoding myb-related protein A isoform X1, producing the protein MAKRPRSEEDDDLQYLDHDYEVPQQKGLKKICSRVKWTRDEDEKLKKLVEQNGTDDWAFIASHLQNRSDFQCQHRWQRVLNPELIKGPWTKEEDQRVIELVQKYGPKRWSLIAKHLKGRIGKQCRERWHNHLNPEVKKSSWTEEEDRIIYEAHKRLGNRWAEIAKLLPGRTDNSIKNHWNSTMRRKVEQEGYLQEGIKSERDSSSKLQPQHCLTMEHLHTQNQFYIPVQTHIPAYQYASPEGSCLERTSASSNVVESFIDDDPDKEKKIKELELLLMSVESEIRRKRASSQAGNLPCWSGSFIMEDCVSNTLNSLGEQTSDFYSIDETQGTSAQQNSPPKYLAVEANTMLPSLQTIPEFEETLELIESDPVVWSDVASFELSKAVASPVKQAPLKLMQTQHDEGAAECQYSVSIVLDGKKQSSISSEEEAVFPTTPNIPKFSTPPTILRKKKRLRVGQSPVNELNDGLCNDVINVALKHTPVKTLPFSPSQFFNTCSGNEQFNLENPAFTSTPICGQKVLITTPLHKEMTPKEQKENVGFRTPTIRRSLLGSTPRTPTPFKNALAAQEKKYGPLKLTSQPLAFLEEDIREVLKEETGTDIFLKEEDDTVYKSCKQEHNSSKKVRKSLVLDPWEKEEVGAQLLIEDNSLGVQSENAYTTSLLTVPLLEIHDNKCNLTPENQDANPANKANAVIKKKMNVCASKNVKMEKAFQSNCEWEAVVYGKTEDQLIVTEQARRYLSTYTATNSTSRALIL; encoded by the exons ATGGCGAAAAGACCGCGCAG TGAGGAAGATGATGACCTTCAGTATTTGGATCATGACTATGAAGTACCACAGCAAAAAGGTTTGAAGAAGATATGTAGCAGGGTGAAATGGACACGTGATGag GATGAAAAGCTAAAGAAGCTGGTGGAACAAAATGGTACAGATGATTGGGCTTTCATTGCTAGTCATCTACAG AATCGTTCAGATTTTCAGTGCCAGCATCGATGGCAGAGGGTACTAAACCCAGAATTGATTAAAGGTCCATGGACTAAAGAAGAAGATCAGAGg GTTATTGAATTAGTTCAGAAATATGGTCCAAAGCGCTGGTCTCTAATTGCAAAACACCTGAAAGGAAGAATAGGAAAGCAGTGCAGAGAGAGATGGCATAACCATCTCAATCCTGAGGTAAAAAAATCATCATGGACAGAAGAAGAGGACAGAATAATCTACGAAGCTCACAAGCGTTTGGGAAACCGATGGGCTGAAATAGCAAAACTTCTTCCTGGAAG GACTGATAATTCAATTAAAAATCACTGGAATTCAACAATGCGAAGAAAGGTGGAACAGGAAGGATATTTACAAGAAGGTATAAAGTCTGAAAGAGATAGCTCATCCAAACTTCAGCCCCAGCATTGTCTGACTATGGAGCACTTGCACACTCAGAATCAATTTTACATTCCTGTTCAGACACAT ATTCCAGCATACCAGTATGCCTCACCAGAAGGCAGCTGTCTAGAGCGTACTTCAGCTTCTTCCAACGTAGTTGAG TCATTTATTGATGATGATCctgataaagaaaagaaaataaaggaacttGAATTGCTACTTATGTCAGTAGAGAgtgaaatcagaagaaaacgAGCATCTTCT CAAGCTGGAAACTTACCGTGTTGGTCTGGAAGTTTCATCATGGAAGATTGCGTGTCTAATACACTAAATAGCCTTGGGGAGCAAACAAGTGATTTCTACAGCATAGATGAGACCCAGGGCACATCTGCTCAGCAGAATTCACCACCAAAGTATTTGGCTGTGGAAGCAAATACAATGTTACCATCTCTACAGACCATTCCTGAATTTGAAGAGACACTAGAGCTTATTGAATCT GATCCTGTAGTGTGGAGCGATGTCGCCAGTTTTGAGCTTTCAAAGGCTGTTGCGTCTCCTGTCAAGCAAGCTCCACTAAAACTAATGCAGACTCAACACGATGAAGGGGCTGCCGAGTGCCAGTATAGTGTCAGCATTGTGCTTGATGGCAAAAAACAAAGTAGCATCAGTAGCGAGGAAGAAGCAGTTTTTCCAACAACTCCAAACATACCTAAATTCAGCACCCCACCTACCatcctaagaaagaaaaagagattgcGTGTTGGCCAGTCACCGGTTAATGAACTGAATGATGGCTTGTGTAATGATGTCATCAATGTTGCACTAAAGCATACACCAGTCAAAACACTACCATTTTCTCCGTCACAG TTTTTCAACACTTGTTCTGGAAATGAACAGTTTAACCTTGAAAATCCTGCATTTACATCAACTCCAATCTGTGGGCAGAAAGTTCTTATTACAACTCCTCTACACAAGGAAATGACACcaaaagagcaaaaggaaaatgtggG TTTTAGAACTCCCACAATTAGAAGATCTCTTCTGGGTTCAACACCAAGGACGCCAActccttttaaaaatgctttggctgctcaggaaaaaaagtatggTCCACTCAAACTTACG TCACAACCACTTGCCTTCTTGGAGGAAGACATTAGGGAAgttttgaaagaagaaactggaacAGACATTTTTCTCAAGGAAGAAGATGACACTGTGTATAAAAGCTGCAAGCAGGAG CACAACTCTTctaaaaaagtaagaaaatcaCTGGTCCTAGATCcatgggaaaaagaagaggttgGTGCCCAGCTCCTCATAGAAGATAATAGTCTAGGTGTACAG TCAGAAAATGCATATACCACATCTTTATTAACAGTACCATTGTTGGAAATACATGACAACAAATGTAACCTGACACCAGAAAACCAGGATGCAAATccagcaaacaaagcaaatgcagtaattaagaagaaaatgaatgtatGTGCTtcaaaaaatgtcaaaatggaaaaagcttttcag tCAAATTGTGAATGGGAAGCAGTTGTTTATGGAAAAACAGAAGACCAGCTTATTGTGACTGAGCAAGCAAGAAGATACCTGAGCACTTACACAGCTACCAACAGCACTTCAAGGGCTCTGATACTGTGA